A window from Amblyomma americanum isolate KBUSLIRL-KWMA chromosome 7, ASM5285725v1, whole genome shotgun sequence encodes these proteins:
- the LOC144099048 gene encoding uncharacterized protein LOC144099048 has protein sequence MSAKEHEVLSCRLREEIIQFLNDHELIRSKNRTTNRWAYCALGQSLAVRYPCMAWVCAKPGTKMQKGKNKKNCWSVFIRRLSVCRKVQKWRMRQKLQDANTALTTPAASTTPTIPPTPSSETASIKQE, from the exons ATGTCAGCAAAAGAGCACGAGGTCCTTTCCTGCAGGCTGCGCGAGGAAATCATCCAGTTCCTGAA TGACCATGAACTGATCCGGAGCAAGAACAGAACAACCAATCGTTGGGCATACTGCGCACTGGGCCAGTCCTTGGCTGTACGATACCCCTGCATGGCCTGGGTATGCGCCAAGCCAGGTACCAAGATGCAGAAAGggaagaacaaaaagaactgcTGG AGCGTCTTCATTCGTCGCCtcagtgtttgcagaaaggtcCAGAAGTGGAGGATGAGGCAGAAGCTTCAGGATGCAAACACTGCACTGACTACACCAGCTGCATCGACCACACCAACCATACCGCCCACCCCTTCTTCAGAGACAGCTAGCATTAAGCAAGAATGA